From the genome of Alosa alosa isolate M-15738 ecotype Scorff River chromosome 18, AALO_Geno_1.1, whole genome shotgun sequence, one region includes:
- the pwwp2b gene encoding PWWP domain-containing protein 2B isoform X1 — translation MALTEELRAGSRIPVTIEQILNDTLVVTLTYQERSYTGILLDSTKKSGLFCLPDITVNSNDRHPSRQEFANQEIANQEPDCKLPFPLLQQAEDENGLPEQDVSDPSPVPLLAGQVSYPSYFEGAPFPQPLWVRHSYRQWIPQPPPRPIKHKKRRTREPGRLTVSTIRLRPRQVLCEKCKNTVNGDEDINVTEDLSARKENSLQGRNVKESPMKGLKHNDEDTFGETKRKVDMPSYVSKRFRKDKTEVEKSPASDMVPRSPVIKISYSTPQGKGEVMKIPSRVHGSVKPFCPKQLLQNGLGIHGHNQVTVKTMHAMDPTLTGLTVSIPKLKFPRPPEPQGISSPKINLNSHCASEEQKYDSMYEAKLMTDDLKCRKGTGFEHSQLDNSGDKASLELWSESSYEEAGRGDLTLLINFHKRKTHSSSISVCSSDSLDESKSLNSDRTSPELCDLAPGDDVAVSSTSHGESKTVPPLTVRLHTRSMSKFVTEEGHAVTVGDVVWGKIHGFPWWPARVLSISGICKETAKFETTWPEAKVSWFGSPTTSLLSVAKLSPFCEFFQMRFNRKKKGIYRRAIVEAAKATGHMSPEITSLISHCET, via the exons ATGGCTTTAACGGAGGAGCTGCGGGCCGGCTCACGGATACCGGTGACTATTGAGCAAATACTAAATGATACATTGGTGGTCACGCTAACATATCAAGAAAGGAGCTACACGGGCATATTACTTGACTCTACTAAAAA ATCCGGGCTCTTCTGCTTACCTGACATTACAGTGAATTCAAACGATCGTCATCCTTCAAGACAGGAATTTGCAAACCAGGAGATTGCaaaccaagaacctgactgtaaACTGCCCTTTCCACTACTACAGCAAGCAGAGGATGAAAACGGCCTTCCTGAACAAGATGTCTCAGACCCTTCACCAGTCCCATTGCTTGCTGGCCAGGTCTCATACCCGTCTTATTTTGAAGGAGCCCCATTCCCTCAGCCACTTTGGGTTCGTCACAGTTACAGACAGTGGATACCGCAGCCTCCTCCACGACCAATAAAGCACAAGAAAAGACGAACTAGGGAGCCAGGAAGGTTGACTGTGAGTACGATCCGTTTGAGGCCGCGTCAAGTTCTTTGTGAAAAGTGCAAGAATACGGTCAATGGTGATGAGGACATAAATGTAACAGAAGACCTGTCAGCCAGGAAAGAGAATTCCCTTCAGGGTAGAAATGTTAAGGAATCCCCCATGAAGGGATTGAAACATAATGATGAAGACACCTTTGGAGAGACTAAAAGGAAAGTGGACATGCCCAGTTATGTTAGCAAAAGGTTCAGAAAAGACAAAACAGAAGTTGAAAAATCCCCTGCTTCAGATATGGTTCCCCGTAGTCCTGTGATAAAGATCTCATATAGTACTCCTCAAGGTAAAGGTGAGGTCATGAAAATCCCTTCTAGAGTACATGGCTCAGTCAAGCCATTCTGCCCAAAGCAGTTACTGCAAAATGGACTTGGGATTCATGGTCACAATCAGGTGACTGTAAAGACCATGCATGCCATGGATCCAACCCTAACAGGCTTAACAGTATCCATTCCTAAACTAAAATTTCCAAGACCTCCGGAGCCCCAAGGAATATCATCACCAAAGATTAACTTGAATTCACATTGTGCTAGTGAAGAACAAAAATATGATTCTATGTATGAAGCTAAGCTAATGACTGATGACCTCAAGTGTAGAAAAGGAACTGGTTTTGAACATTCACAGTTGGATAATTCAGGAGACAAGGCCTCATTGGAGTTATGGTCAGAAAGCTCATATGAAGAAGCAGGGCGTGGTGACCTCACCCTGCTAATCAACTTTCATAAGAGAAAGACTCACTCCTCAAGTATTTCTGTCTGTAGTAGTGACAGTTTGGATGAATCAAAATCATTAAATTCAGATCGTACATCACCAGAGTTGTGTGACCTGGCCCCTGGGGATGATGTTGCTGTCTCCTCCACCTCACATGGAGAAAGTAAGACTGTGCCACCCCTCACTGTCCGTCTGCACACACGTAGCATGTCCAAGTTTGTGACTGAAGAAGGTCATGCAGTTACGGTTGGTGATGTGGTTTGGGGAAAAATCCATGGGTTCCCCTGGTGGCCAGCCAGAGTCCTAAGCATTAGTGGTATTTGTAAAGAGACAGCGAAATTCGAGACTACTTGGCCCGAAGCAAAGGTGTCATGGTTCGGCTCACCCACCACCTCTCTGTTGTCTGTCGCCAAACTTTCCCCATTTTGTGAATTTTTCCAAATGCGTTTTAATCGCAAGAAGAAAGGGATATATCGCAGAGCCATTGTGGAAGCTGCAAAGGCCACTGGCCACATGAGTCCTGAGATCACCTCTCTTATCTCTCACTGTGAGACATAG
- the pwwp2b gene encoding PWWP domain-containing protein 2B isoform X2 — MALTEELRAGSRIPVTIEQILNDTLVVTLTYQERSYTGILLDSTKKSGLFCLPDITVNSNDRHPSRQEFANQEIANQEPDCKLPFPLLQQAEDENGLPEQDVSDPSPVPLLAGQVSYPSYFEGAPFPQPLWVRHSYRQWIPQPPPRPIKHKKRRTREPGRLTVSTIRLRPRQVLCEKCKNTVNGDEDINVTEDLSARKENSLQGRNVKESPMKGLKHNDEDTFGETKRKVDMPSYVSKRFRKDKTEVEKSPASDMVPRSPVIKISYSTPQGKGEVMKIPSRVHGSVKPFCPKQLLQNGLGIHGHNQVTVKTMHAMDPTLTGLTVSIPKLKFPRPPEPQGISSPKINLNSHCASEEQKYDSMYEAKLMTDDLKCRKGTGFEHSQLDNSGDKASLELWSESSYEEAGRGDLTLLINFHKRKTHSSSISVCSSDSLDESKSLNSDRTSPELCDLAPGDDVAVSSTSHGESSHDC, encoded by the exons ATGGCTTTAACGGAGGAGCTGCGGGCCGGCTCACGGATACCGGTGACTATTGAGCAAATACTAAATGATACATTGGTGGTCACGCTAACATATCAAGAAAGGAGCTACACGGGCATATTACTTGACTCTACTAAAAA ATCCGGGCTCTTCTGCTTACCTGACATTACAGTGAATTCAAACGATCGTCATCCTTCAAGACAGGAATTTGCAAACCAGGAGATTGCaaaccaagaacctgactgtaaACTGCCCTTTCCACTACTACAGCAAGCAGAGGATGAAAACGGCCTTCCTGAACAAGATGTCTCAGACCCTTCACCAGTCCCATTGCTTGCTGGCCAGGTCTCATACCCGTCTTATTTTGAAGGAGCCCCATTCCCTCAGCCACTTTGGGTTCGTCACAGTTACAGACAGTGGATACCGCAGCCTCCTCCACGACCAATAAAGCACAAGAAAAGACGAACTAGGGAGCCAGGAAGGTTGACTGTGAGTACGATCCGTTTGAGGCCGCGTCAAGTTCTTTGTGAAAAGTGCAAGAATACGGTCAATGGTGATGAGGACATAAATGTAACAGAAGACCTGTCAGCCAGGAAAGAGAATTCCCTTCAGGGTAGAAATGTTAAGGAATCCCCCATGAAGGGATTGAAACATAATGATGAAGACACCTTTGGAGAGACTAAAAGGAAAGTGGACATGCCCAGTTATGTTAGCAAAAGGTTCAGAAAAGACAAAACAGAAGTTGAAAAATCCCCTGCTTCAGATATGGTTCCCCGTAGTCCTGTGATAAAGATCTCATATAGTACTCCTCAAGGTAAAGGTGAGGTCATGAAAATCCCTTCTAGAGTACATGGCTCAGTCAAGCCATTCTGCCCAAAGCAGTTACTGCAAAATGGACTTGGGATTCATGGTCACAATCAGGTGACTGTAAAGACCATGCATGCCATGGATCCAACCCTAACAGGCTTAACAGTATCCATTCCTAAACTAAAATTTCCAAGACCTCCGGAGCCCCAAGGAATATCATCACCAAAGATTAACTTGAATTCACATTGTGCTAGTGAAGAACAAAAATATGATTCTATGTATGAAGCTAAGCTAATGACTGATGACCTCAAGTGTAGAAAAGGAACTGGTTTTGAACATTCACAGTTGGATAATTCAGGAGACAAGGCCTCATTGGAGTTATGGTCAGAAAGCTCATATGAAGAAGCAGGGCGTGGTGACCTCACCCTGCTAATCAACTTTCATAAGAGAAAGACTCACTCCTCAAGTATTTCTGTCTGTAGTAGTGACAGTTTGGATGAATCAAAATCATTAAATTCAGATCGTACATCACCAGAGTTGTGTGACCTGGCCCCTGGGGATGATGTTGCTGTCTCCTCCACCTCACATGGAGAAA
- the pwwp2b gene encoding PWWP domain-containing protein 2B isoform X3 produces the protein MALTEELRAGSRIPVTIEQILNDTLVVTLTYQERSYTGILLDSTKKSGLFCLPDITVNSNDRHPSRQEFANQEIANQEPDCKLPFPLLQQAEDENGLPEQDVSDPSPVPLLAGQVSYPSYFEGAPFPQPLWVRHSYRQWIPQPPPRPIKHKKRRTREPGRLTVHMIAKG, from the exons ATGGCTTTAACGGAGGAGCTGCGGGCCGGCTCACGGATACCGGTGACTATTGAGCAAATACTAAATGATACATTGGTGGTCACGCTAACATATCAAGAAAGGAGCTACACGGGCATATTACTTGACTCTACTAAAAA ATCCGGGCTCTTCTGCTTACCTGACATTACAGTGAATTCAAACGATCGTCATCCTTCAAGACAGGAATTTGCAAACCAGGAGATTGCaaaccaagaacctgactgtaaACTGCCCTTTCCACTACTACAGCAAGCAGAGGATGAAAACGGCCTTCCTGAACAAGATGTCTCAGACCCTTCACCAGTCCCATTGCTTGCTGGCCAGGTCTCATACCCGTCTTATTTTGAAGGAGCCCCATTCCCTCAGCCACTTTGGGTTCGTCACAGTTACAGACAGTGGATACCGCAGCCTCCTCCACGACCAATAAAGCACAAGAAAAGACGAACTAGGGAGCCAGGAAGGTTGACT